In Actinomadura citrea, a single window of DNA contains:
- a CDS encoding ABC transporter permease, which translates to MIGLLRGELLKSMTTRAVWGFAAGGMAFAALNAVLVAVASGTLDEVPEKKEALSGLPVLLLLWGLVGAAGEYRHRTAAPTALVARRGRGTVLSVRIAAYALTGLGLALLINAVAVGVALPLLADQPGPDLTSGQVAGVVAGNVSALVLATVLGAALGALIRSPVVGAVVLLILALVVQPLVGGAYEREANLSPFGAAGVMTGGTHNTTLTVTQAGAVFAVWTVLVVLVAVGFERRRDLA; encoded by the coding sequence GTGATCGGCCTGCTTCGAGGGGAACTGCTCAAGTCGATGACGACCCGTGCCGTGTGGGGATTCGCGGCCGGGGGGATGGCCTTCGCCGCCCTGAACGCGGTGCTCGTCGCCGTGGCGTCGGGAACGCTCGACGAGGTGCCGGAGAAGAAGGAGGCGCTGTCGGGGCTCCCCGTCCTGCTGCTCCTGTGGGGACTGGTCGGCGCGGCGGGCGAGTACCGCCACCGGACCGCCGCGCCCACGGCGCTGGTGGCCCGGCGCGGCCGCGGAACCGTCCTCTCGGTGCGGATCGCGGCGTACGCGCTGACCGGGCTCGGGCTGGCGCTGCTGATCAACGCGGTCGCGGTCGGCGTGGCGCTGCCGCTGCTGGCGGACCAGCCCGGCCCGGATCTGACGTCCGGCCAGGTGGCCGGGGTCGTGGCGGGCAACGTCTCCGCGCTCGTGCTGGCGACGGTGCTGGGCGCGGCGCTCGGTGCGCTGATCCGCAGCCCGGTCGTCGGCGCGGTGGTCCTGCTGATCCTGGCACTGGTGGTGCAGCCCCTGGTGGGCGGGGCGTATGAGCGGGAGGCGAACCTCTCACCGTTCGGCGCGGCGGGCGTCATGACGGGCGGGACCCACAACACGACCCTCACGGTCACGCAGGCCGGCGCGGTGTTCGCGGTCTGGACGGTGCTCGTGGTGCTGGTCGCGGTCGGGTTCGAACGACGGCGTGACCTGGCGTGA